In one window of Schistosoma haematobium chromosome 5, whole genome shotgun sequence DNA:
- a CDS encoding hypothetical protein (EggNog:ENOG41KOG4838~COG:S), which translates to MYGFATTRPLDGRSILKLIETIYQLIVTLLYCISIGVTFNQIDYLQYFIGPITIFTSANFGAYIFGSMVAITELLCKHPDINTTNNTTTTTTTTNNTTNTPMNTNSNPNPSQPVNQLNQSK; encoded by the exons ATGTATGGTTTTGCTACAACAAGACCATTAGATGGTCGATCAATATTAAAGTTAATT GAAACTATTTATCAGTTGATTGTCACATTACTTTATTGTATCTCAATTGGTGTAACATTTAATCAAATagattatttacaatattttattggACCAATTACA aTATTTACATCAGCTAATTTTGGAGCTTATATATTTGGTAGTATGGTTGCAATCACTGAATTACTTTGTAAACATCCAGATAtcaatactactaataacactactactactactactactactaataacacTACTAATACTCCTATGAATACAAATTCGAACCCTAATCCATCTCAACCTGTTAATCAATTGAATCAAAGTAAATAA
- a CDS encoding hypothetical protein (EggNog:ENOG41KOG4838~COG:S) yields MSIKTNHPQIILYWMELILGIICIALAGKGYHEIGFQYLIGIGTFSAIGNIVFLLMYGFATTRPLDGRSILKLIETIYQLIVTLLYCISIGVTFNQIDYLQYFIGPITIFTSANFGAYIFGSMVAITELLCKHPDINTTNNTTTTTTTTNNTTNTPMNTNSNPNPSQPVNQLNQSK; encoded by the exons ATgtcaattaaaacaaatcaTCCACAGATTATCTTATATTGGATGGAATTG ATCCTTGGTATAATTTGTATTGCATTAGCTGGAAAAGGTTATCATGAAATTGGATTTCAATATTTAATTGGAATTGGAACATTTTCAGCTATTGGAAATATTGTCTTTTTATTAATGTATGGTTTTGCTACAACAAGACCATTAGATGGTCGATCAATATTAAAGTTAATT GAAACTATTTATCAGTTGATTGTCACATTACTTTATTGTATCTCAATTGGTGTAACATTTAATCAAATagattatttacaatattttattggACCAATTACA aTATTTACATCAGCTAATTTTGGAGCTTATATATTTGGTAGTATGGTTGCAATCACTGAATTACTTTGTAAACATCCAGATAtcaatactactaataacactactactactactactactactaataacacTACTAATACTCCTATGAATACAAATTCGAACCCTAATCCATCTCAACCTGTTAATCAATTGAATCAAAGTAAATAA
- a CDS encoding hypothetical protein (EggNog:ENOG41KOG4838~COG:S), translating into MSIKTNHPQIILYWMELETIYQLIVTLLYCISIGVTFNQIDYLQYFIGPITIFTSANFGAYIFGSMVAITELLCKHPDINTTNNTTTTTTTTNNTTNTPMNTNSNPNPSQPVNQLNQSK; encoded by the exons ATgtcaattaaaacaaatcaTCCACAGATTATCTTATATTGGATGGAATTG GAAACTATTTATCAGTTGATTGTCACATTACTTTATTGTATCTCAATTGGTGTAACATTTAATCAAATagattatttacaatattttattggACCAATTACA aTATTTACATCAGCTAATTTTGGAGCTTATATATTTGGTAGTATGGTTGCAATCACTGAATTACTTTGTAAACATCCAGATAtcaatactactaataacactactactactactactactactaataacacTACTAATACTCCTATGAATACAAATTCGAACCCTAATCCATCTCAACCTGTTAATCAATTGAATCAAAGTAAATAA